One window from the genome of Osmerus eperlanus chromosome 3, fOsmEpe2.1, whole genome shotgun sequence encodes:
- the LOC134017038 gene encoding NACHT, LRR and PYD domains-containing protein 3-like encodes MATSNKTHLLKTLEQLGEKELKTFKWYLQDKVLDGFDPIPKSRLEGPARTDTVDRMEETYTLEGALKITVKILRKMDQNNLAERLMGKCSMEKFKFKKREHQRLLKSKYEKIVDGMKQHGKKISLDSIYTELYITKAGGGEVNDQHEVRQIEEEYRKIRGSEKKVEFNDIFKPKQDKLIKRVLTKGIAGIGKTFSSLKFALDWANKKENQDIDFIFPLLFRQLNLLEKEEHTLIGVIQKYFKEMGKEFLEAMFRQIQENKTELKVLLILDGLDEFQMPLNYEKYESCDDVTKPKTIHVLLTNLIKKDLLPSALLWITSRPVAANQIPDGCFDLVTEVRGFNDDQKDEYIMKRCSDESLARRIISHIKTTKTLYIMCHIPVVASIIATVLLKTYGEKDMEIPRNLTQVYIHFLVNQVKNMNVKYNRKAETNDTWDEKNIKMIQSLGNLAFTQLENGKLIFSEADLKNCDIDVEGAANCSGMCTEIFTEDVCHGEKKVYCFVHLTIQELFAALHVFLSFINNKVNVMEKNILKRRPIFKPAVRFYKSAVDKALQSKNGQLDLFLRFLLGLSIETNQTDLRGLLNQTRSNTQSHEETVKYIKKKIRKNPSPERCMNLFHCLNELNDQSLVEEIQHYLSSGSLSSEKKLSSTQWSALVFVLLTSEEEMDVFDLKKYSRSEEGLLRLLPVVKNSKAALLNDCNLSERCCEALASALPSSDLTELDLSNNNLGDSGMKLLSAGLGNPLCKLETSSFYRLSGCLVTEEGCASLASALRSNPFHLRELDLSYNHPGEKGLKLLSAGLEDPHCRLEKLNVDHGGECWIKPGLLKAWRYACKLTLDPNTAHRKLSLSEENRKVTWREEEQPYPDHPERFEDYPQVLCREGLSGRCYWEAERSGRWVFIAVTYKGISRRGWGDDCGLGNNNKSWSLYCDDNSYSAWHNDKSTDIPAPPSSSHRVGVYLDWPAGTLSFYTVSSDTLTHLHTFHSTFTEPLYPGFRVWDDSSVSLCQVE; translated from the exons AAAAGTTCAAATTCAAGAAACGCGAACATCAAAGACTACTAAAATCCAAGTATGAAAAAATAGTTGATGGGATGAAACAACATGGCAAGAAAATCTCCCTGGACAGTATTTACACAGAGCTCTACATCACAaaggctggaggtggagaggtcaaCGACCAACATGAAGTGCGACAGATTGAGGAAGAATACAGGAAGATTAGAGGGTCAGAGAAAAAAGTTGAATTCAACGACATCTTCAAACCAAAACAAGACAAACTCATCAAAAGAGTTCTGACCAAGGGAATTGCTGGCATCGGCAAAACGTTTTCTTCACTGAAGTTCGCTCTGGACTGGgcaaataaaaaagaaaaccaAGACATTGATTTCATTTTCCCACTCCTTTTTCGACAGCTGAATTTGTTGGAGAAAGAGGAGCACACCTTGATTGGTGTAATTCAAAAATACTTCAAAGAAATGGGGAAAGAGTTTCTTGAAGCCATGTTCAGACAGATACAAGAAAACAAGACAGAATTGAAAGTTCTGCTTATCTTGGATGGTCTTGATGAGTTCCAGATGCCCCTTAACTACGAGAAGTATGAGagctgtgatgatgtcacaaagCCAAAGACCATACATGTGCTGCTGACAAACCTGATCAAGAAAGATCTGCTtccttctgctctcctctggatAACGTCCCGACCTGTCgcagccaatcagatccctGATGGGTGTTTTGACCTGGTGACGGAGGTACGAGGGTTCAATGATGATCAGAAGGATGAGTACATCATGAAGAGATGCAGTGATGAGAGCCTGGCCAGGAGAATCATCTCACACATCAAGACAACAAAGACCCTCTACATCATGTGCCATATTCCAGTCGTCGCTTCCATTATTGCAACAGTTTTATTAAAGACCTATGGAGAAAAAGATATGGAGATTCCCAGGAATCTGACTCAAGTTTACATACACTTCCTGGTTAACCAAGTCAAAAATATGAATGTGAAGTATAACAGGAAAGCGGAGACTAATGACACCTGGGACGAGAAAAACATTAAGATGATTCAATCACTGGGGAACCTGGCTTTCACACAACTGGAAAATGGCAAACTGATTTTCAGCGAGGCAGATCTGAAGAACTGTGACATTGATGTTGAAGGAGCTGCAAACTGTTCTGGGATGTGTACAGAAATCTTTACAGAAGATGTATGCCATGGTGAGAAGAAGGTGTACTGCTTTGTCCATCTGACCATCCAGGAGCTGTTTGCTGCTCTGCATGTGTTTCTGTCATTCATTAACAACAAAGTGAATGTAATGGaaaaaaacattctcaagagacGACCCATCTTCAAACCAGCTGTCAGATTCTACAAGAGTGCTGTGGACAAGGCCTTGCAGAGTAAGAATGGACAACTggaccttttcctccgcttcctcCTGGGCCTCTCAATAGAGACCAACCAGACTGACTTACGAGGCCTACTGAATCAGACAAGAAGCAACACGCAGAGCCATGAGGAAACAGTCAAGTACATCAAGAAGAAGATCAGAAAGAATCCATCTCCAGAGAGATGCATGAATCTGTTCCACTGTCTGAATGAACTGAATGACCAGTCTCTGGTGGAAGAGATCCAACACTACCTGAGCTCAGGAAGTCTCTCCAGTGAGAAGAAGCTCTCATCTACACAGTGGTCAGCTCTGGTCTTTGTGTTGCTGACTTCAGAAGAGGAGATGGACGTGTTTGACCTGAAGAAATACTCCAGATCAGAGGAAGGTCTTCTGAGGCTGCTGCCAGTGGTCAAAAACTCCAAAGCTGCTCT GCTGAATGACTGTAACCTCTCAGAACGGTGCTGTGAAGCGctggcctcagctctcccctcctcagatctgacagagctggacttgagtaacaacaacctgggggattcaggcatgaagctgctctctgctggactggggaatccactctgcaagctggagaca tcctctttctacaggctgtcaggctgtctggtcacagaggaaggctgtgcttctctggcctcagctctgaggtccaaccccttccacctgagggaactggacctgagctacaatcatccaggagaaaaaggattgaagctgctctctgctggactggaggatccacactgcagactggagaaactcaa TGTGGATCATGGTGGAGAGTGCTGGATCAAACCTGGCCTTTTGAAGGCCTGGAGAT atgcctgtaagctcacactggacccaaacacagcacacagaaaactctctctgtctgaggagaacagaaaggtgacatggagggaagaggagcagccgtatcctgatcacccagagagatttgaggactatccacaggtgctgtgtagagagggtctgtctgggcgctgttactgggaggcagagaggagtggaAGATGGGTTTTTATAGCAGTGACATATAAAGGAATCAGCAGGAGAGGATGGGGTGATGACTGTGGGCTTGGAAacaataacaagtcctggagtctgTACTGTGATGATAACAGTTACTCTGCCTGGCACAATGATAAGAGCACTGacatacctgcccccccctccagctcccacagagtaggagtgtatctggactggccggccggcactctgtccttctacacagtctcctctgacacactgacccacctgcacacattccacagcacattcactgagcccctctatcCTGGGTTCAGGGTTTGGGATgactcctcagtgtccctgtgtcaggtagaatag